CTGAAAGGCGGCCCTCTACCTGAGAGCTACAGGCTGCGTCAGTTCCATTTTCACTGGGGCAGCACCGATGACTGTGGCTCTGAGCACTTAGTGGATGGAGCCACATTTTCTGCAGAGGTAATGCAGCTGAACGAGTGAGAGCAGCTACGCCGAGAGTCCTCCCAGAAGTAGCCCCCTCATAACACGggggtgtgtgttagtcgctcagtcatgtccagcgctttgtgaccccagggactgtagcccgccaggctcctctgtccatgggattctccaggcaagactactggagtgggtagcctatcccttctctaagggatcttccccactcagggatcaaaccagggtcccttgcattgcaggcagattctttacctgtctaaaccaccaggaaagcGCCCCTTATCACTTAAGACACAATTTCAACAGCTCCAAAGGAATGAGCATTTTGcggtctgtaaagaattcctaGGCTCCATTAAACTTAAACAGTGACACATTGTGTTTGGCAATGGAGGACAATTTTTCACGTGAGGGAGGCAGGTGAATTTGCAGTCAAACTCCTGAGCCTccaatgtgttttcatttcagaatGTCTCAGAAACTGCTGCCTGACATCAGGCTAACCTCAAGGGGAGTTGCTGCTCTCCTCTTAACACTCTGAGCCCCAGAGGGAACACACCATCATTCTCTTCTCATTTAAAGGTTCAAGGGTGCACTCCCGCAGCAGAGGTATAGCCAGGCAGAGGCACTCCATTAAGATTCTACTAAGAGGGCCAGTTTAACCTCAGGAGTCATCACAACGAGTAGCATCCTCTAGACGAGGGTTTGGGGCTCCCTGGCAGCAGGCCACTACCCTCTGGCCTCTTGACTTGCCTCCACATGGAAGTCTGTGATTCAGTTCAAGATATTCTGCCCGTATATCCACgataaaatcaagaaaatgtgCATCAAACTCTCAACAGGGGTATGGAGACTGAAACCAAAAAACTTTTGTTCTTTGTATGCATGACTGTTCAATAAGTTTGTACCGATGCAGACgggttgggttttttgttttactCTTGTAGAATGAATCTGTAATACACAGTTTTgcaacatgcttttttttttttttcatttaccaatGATCATggtcattgttccatgtcagcAGGAATTCCTAAAGTCTGCACGGTATTTCCATGTGTGCATATGTTAGAATTTATTAACTAATTCCTACATAGGAACAATTGCAATGCCTTTCCCATTTcattctgttgtgtttttttttcttcacaaaaaAGAATGGGTAATAACTACATTTGTACAAATATCTTACACTGGTGAAAGCAATTGTGTAGGACAGATTTTTGTAAGAGGGATTGTTGGGCACAGACTATGTGTCGTATTCATTTTGATAGAAAAGTTGGGAATAGTATACAAATAAAACTTACTTTATGTTACACTAGAAAGCCAGGCTAGGAACTTTCAGTGGTGCAGAAATctattaaatgttttgttttttcctatttatttttcataaaattgaaaGTGGACTGAAATCAAATGGGGTGAAAATCTAAATTAGTAATAGTATTATGTCTGGGGGAGGATATTTGGCTGTATCTAAGCAagccggcagttggtgatggacagggaggcctggcgtgctgcggttcatggggtcgcaaatagtcggagacgactgagtgactgaactgaactgatctgaagaaATCTGAATCAATGAACGTCTTATCTAATTTGAGGCAAGTGGGTTAATCCATGTTGGAGGTGACAGGCTCTCAGTCACTAAGTTCAGCTTGTGAGAGAGGgtaggagggagggtgggagggagaccaGGGGAGTGGTGGGGAGAAAGAGCGGAGACAGAGAGGAGACCTGTGGGTGGTGGGGAGCGGACGGCTTTGGTATACAGTCATTGAAGCGACCCGGGATCACTTGACATTAGGTGGTCAGAAAAAGACTTTTTCAGGAGTAGCATTTGAGTTCAGCCATAATTCGAGTCAAAATCCTGCCATTTTGACTTGCCATCCCAGAGGAAAATCAGCAGTTATGCGAAGCCTTAGAGCTCTGGACTAAGTGCAAGGCTAACATCTATGCGCTGCGCGGAAGGATGGATGCCAGTAAGTGGAGAAAAGTGAGAAAGGAATAAGGGCTGCAGTGTTCGGTTGAGCAGTTAGAGGGAAAGTGATGCCTTTTGCTAAAGCGCGAAGATGAAACGCGTCTGGAAAAGAGAAAGTCAAGAGTGCTACTTTGGCCGTGTTAAGTTTGAGATGCATGTCAGGCATCCATGTGGAGATATCAGGAAAGAATCAGGAAGACGTGCACACGGCCTTGGATATACAGGTCTAGAGTTTCACAGAGAACTTAGGCAGGGGCTGTTGGCTTGAAAGGTGTCTGGATCTGCTCAGGAGAACCTGCCCTTGGCCAAGACTCCAGACATCTCAGGAGCCCCTTCTCACAAAGTTACCGGGTACCTCAAGCtagaaaattatttcagtttttgtctCCAAACTAGTTAGCCGGAAATACTTCATCTTCTCTCACCAAACAGAGAGGtgtctgttttttctgttttgttttgttttaagaagtAATATTAAATAGTTATGATATTGTGGGAAAAAGAAGTTCTACTTACTGGTTCCAGGATTTACAACGTGCCCACTCTCTTCAACtctattttcttaagaaaacCTTTCTTAAGAGTGCAAACATAGCCCTTCCCATACCCTGGATAAAGGGTCACACAAGTTTTATCTATCCAAGCCAAGAAATAGCTGTATAGACCCACATGTTAAGGTCTAACTTGCTTTTCCCTTCACCGTGGTATGAATAACTGCTCCATCACCTTGTGCGTTTTAGCTTCATTTAGTTCACTGGAATTCTGCCAAGTACCCCAGCTTTGCTGATGCCGCCTCACAGGCTGATGGTTTGGTGATTGTCGGCGTTTTGATGAAGGTGAGTCCTAGAGAGCCTCGGAGCTCTGCTACAATTATTCCCTTACCAATCAGACCACAAGCTAGGGTGAAATACAGCAGACGGGTGTTGgcgtctctctgcttttgaaatgtcTCCTTCTACTAGTGAAAGCGCAGGTGAACAAGCTGGTCTCCCGTATATGTTTGCTTTGCTTGACTTTCCCCTCGTGAAGAGAGAAAGACATTTCAGGCAGAGATGAAATGGGAAGGTGTTGATGGTGggctaattgttttatttttcagctcaTCTTTCACTTTTCGTCTAAACTTTCTACATCACAGAGTCAGGAGTTTATCAATTTAATAtttcatcaggaaaaaaatatgaagaggACTTTTGTCCCATAAAGAAAGTTCACTTGATATTTAATATGGAAGATTCAAATCTCCCGTAGGAGAGTCCCTGAAAAGTCCTATAGTGAAGTTACTCTTAAATGGAGTATATTTGGGTGACTAACTTTTGGAATTATAGTAATTCTAGTTAATCTTTACTGAACACTTGTAACATACCATTCATTTGACTGATTAGAATTTTAATAGAACAGACCAAAGAGGCTTGCTTTTGTATTTTAGTTGTGCTAAATGCCTGTATTTTGACTTGTATATCTTTTCTTCAGttattgtgtttaatttttaaaaaattaactaaataCGATTTTACTAGCTAACAATTGTTatctcacactttatttttttaatctccaggTGGGTCAGGCCAATCCAAACCTTCAGAAAGTACTTGATGCCCTAAAAACAGTTAAAACTAAGGTAAATAGACTCATTAAGTTAGTTTAAATCAGAGAACAGGAATCTACAGAACCTCAGAAATCATTTAATTGCATATTTGATATGAGGAGTAGGAAGTCCTCAGCAAACCCATCAATCTGAAAATCAAGGTACTGCTTACATGGTCCTCGTTTCTGAGCTCTCTGACGCAGTGATTTATTTTGGTTTCGTATTTCATAGTTACCACTGATCTATTTCAGCAAGATGAAGCCTGTAGAAGCATGGTTTTCATAGCTGTTTCATGCATCGTAACTATGGTGCCCACTGTCAGCTTAGAAAAAGATGGATTGTTCTGATATATTTACTCTTCACCGTTTTGATAATAAAGACTTAAATGATGTATCAGAGATTTGCCATTGTCATTCACACTTTGTAGAACTACCATACCTTTATGTAAAATAAATCCAGTTCATgttgagcccccaaaaattaaacttttataaaGTGAGAAAGtttaaagataaataagcacTCAACTCAAGAATGTAAAAAATGATACATGAAAAGAAAGTAGAAGGAAATGATTAAGATGaagtaaaacattaataaaataagaaagaaaatgaataaatgcagGTCAAATGTtattaataaagtgaaaaaacgaattctttggggaaaaaacaacCTAAAAAGGTTATTTTTGGCAGGTTGATGATGGGGGGGATATAAACACAACAAATTattacaaataaggaaatggGTCATAACCAAAGTTGCATTAGAAGTTTCAAGAGAGAAAAGCTTGTACAGTTGACCCTAgagcaacatgggtttgaacggCACAGGTCCAGTAACTGTGGATTATCCTTTTGATAAATGCTTGCTCTAGCACCACAGAATTGGCCCTTAAATGAACCTGCTGATGCACACCCACGATTATGAGTGACGACCATAAGCTTATGTGTAGATTTCTAAGTGCTCAAGAGGTCAGCACCAATAACCCCTACATGAATGACCAATCAGTAAAGAAGAAGCCTTTGCTTATGCTTAGCCAaatgaggaaggaagaagagagaccaGTCACAAAACTAGTGTAGTGTATTTTCTGTCAtctgtcactttcactgtttatATTTACAAACAcgctgttgtcattgtttagtcactaagtggtatcctattctttgtgaccccatggattgtagctgaccaggctcctccatccatgggattcttcaggcaagaatactggagtgggttgccatgtccttctccaggggatcttccccacccagggatcaaacctgtgtctcctgcattaatggGCAGCTGACCACCCACAAACATACCAGTCATGAAATACTATACAGTAGAAATATTGATCAAATTCTTTGCTAAGACCTATCTACCAAATAATATGTATGTCATATATGCaatgatgtaaatattttacatcAGGGCATGATACATCGCTTATCGTTTTCTTTCAGAACAAGAAAGCTCCATTCACAAATTTCGACCCCTCTGTCCTCTTGCCTTCATGCACGGATTACTGGGCCTACTTTGGTTCACTGACTCACCCTCCTCTTCATGAGAGTGTCACCTGGATCATCTTTAAAGAGACCATCAGTGTGAGCGCGGAACAGGTAGCGTATCAGAGGGGCGTGCGGGGGAATCGGAAGTGCAAGGCAggatatcagttcaattcataCTGAGGGAAATTATTCTTGCCATTCAATTTTGGAGAGTCCCCTTTCAACTGAGAAAGATTTATTAGTGACATCAGGTCTattaatagccaaaaagtagaatgTACTTATAAgcacttttttctttatgtagaggTTCAGAATTCCCGCTCTTCTTTTCACCTTAATAAGGGAAAATCCACCCTCTTTGGGGAACTGTGACTCTTGAGTGGCATACCTTGATCGTTGAtgttggtttttcatttttttaaagcttaagcTCTTCAATAGTcactaaaatatctcattaattatcatttataattataattaaaactgCCATTGATTGagcagctcttttcatcaggtgccTTACATACATTTTGTCAGTCAAGTCTCACAGCAAACCTGCAGTGTGACCTGTTGGTATAAGAGCTAACACTTCTTTAGCATATACTACATGCCAAACGCCAACTAAGAACCTTATCTCTGTTGAGCCATTTAGCCTTCACCAAAACACAGTGAAATAGTACCATATGGAAACTGAGGTTCCAAGCAAGGAAGTCTCTTACTCAAGTGTGAGAAAGCTGGAATGCTAATCCAGTCAGTCATTGATAACTGAAGCCAAATGCTTGGTGCAAAGACATGTGCAAGAACTGTTGGCTTcctccctttccatcagtgaAACCATTGCAGTCTTCAACCTGATTTTCTACATAACAGTGCATCaatcatattagaaaaaaaaaacagtgttctGTGTGACATCAAGAGCTATTGCTTCTCTAAACATGTTATCCTTCCCCCAAGCTGGCGCAGTTCCGCAGTCTGCTAGCAAATGCTGAAGGCGATAAA
This genomic stretch from Capra hircus breed San Clemente unplaced genomic scaffold, ASM170441v1, whole genome shotgun sequence harbors:
- the LOC102184245 gene encoding carbonic anhydrase 1, encoding MASPDWGYDGENGPEHWCKLHPIANGNNQSPIDIKTSETKRDPSLKPLSISYNPATAKEIVNVGHSFHVNFEDSDNRSVLKGGPLPESYRLRQFHFHWGSTDDCGSEHLVDGATFSAELHLVHWNSAKYPSFADAASQADGLVIVGVLMKVGQANPNLQKVLDALKTVKTKNKKAPFTNFDPSVLLPSCTDYWAYFGSLTHPPLHESVTWIIFKETISVSAEQLAQFRSLLANAEGDKEICIKQNYRPPQPLKGRTVKASF